The Erigeron canadensis isolate Cc75 chromosome 1, C_canadensis_v1, whole genome shotgun sequence genome segment attataataattattatccaaatatattattatattagtatttatcgaaaaagtctcattaatttacactttttggttttccatcaataatttacactttttaaccgttaatacttaatttataattgatttagccatcaacttgaaaaggatttttaaaaaaattaatcatttaattagttaaaacagtttcaacatatgaaatattatgtaaaaaaaattatttcaaaagatgaaatataatatatgtgtttaatgttgtatattcttttaaatttgtttttacttacatttttacatttaaatttatatatttaataatttatcttatCTTTAAAATGCTATAAACAATCCGTGTAATCACATCTCTTGACTTTCTCAagatttcaattttgacttttcttgacttattattatataaaattaaaatatagatttacacatataaatatcaatgtcgACTACATgactaaagataaatatttcttataagaaaatattataaattgatacctataggaatcacagaacatgagacgatcacaaaacaaaacacgatttacaacagagggttAGTTGAATGATAAATTCAAACTAATATGAACCCCGTTAAaaattcattctatctctcaatcaaaaaggtacaaaattttcttttcttatatattagttttgtgtattaatgtttaaagttactattatcactcaaatcaagagtcttaattgttatcaaagaataggaaaacaatcataattgttatctaagttatcatagaacaagtgattgaaataaACTTCTCTGTGTTATGGCCccacatcataattaaaaacaaatacttaaatgtcaagtacgggatcataaatatgtttatattttaatttttaattatcttttataataatattacattattggTGCAActgctttaaaaaaattctataatacagaatgactacggcaaacaattccaacaatatgtctcaactaataatgacagtgacgaacttgtgattattgtactattacttgcaaaatatatcttcaaaattataagttttatgacttaaatgtatgaagaactaatattgataatatcataagctcgtgtccagtgttggacacgggtctataATCTAGTTAATTGCTATAGATTAGATACATATAAAGGATTTATGAACTAAGAGGTTCGTGCAGGTCAGGTCAATACAAACTGAGGTTGCCCGAACATAGGATAGTTTTATACGGACGGGGAAGTTATAAGCCATTAAGGTTCCATCTTTTTGACAAACATCACATATGATAAGGTTATGCGTAAAATAATGACAACTTTACAGGATTGTTTCACAACACGAGCATACATGAAATTGTAAAAACGCACCGATATATTTATTCTTTCAAAGTTGGCACATAATATTGATTTCTACAGACATTATGAACTAAGATAACATACAGCACCTATACTCATAAATATAGATTCCTACAAACAATATAGAATCAAGACAACATACAACCATTTGGTTTCCCAAATGTTCAACTACTACTTTGCAAATCTTTGATTCCATTCAGCAGCTAGTGcatcatatttatttctatctACCAGGAACAAGCGTGCGATTCCCGACACCTGGGGCTTATCTGCCACAATACAACAATCTCAAATTTACAAAGAATTCAGGAAATTGaggtgattattattataagaatgAACTACATACATGGGTTAGGGTTGGTGAAGATAGATCTCAAAGCAAGTAGAACCCTTGAAATTGTTAATGCTGGACTCCAAGTGTTTTCATCCAGGATATCCAAGCTAACATTGCCGCTTGAATCAACATTGCAATGATATATTCGTGTTTTAAAAACAACCTGCACCCTAAGGGCGAATACATCaataagaaaaacataaacttttggaAATTAATCAATTGTATAAGAAACAAACTACTATAAATGACATTTAATTTAGATGGTCTTTGTATGAAAGCTTTTTTGATGCATCAACAATAAAGAAAATGCacagtaaaaaaatatatgcaagAGTATGAGCATAAACATACCTTTGGAGGCTTGAAAGGATAATTCGGGGGAAAAGTTATGTCAAGAAAGTATATACCTCCTTCGTAAGGTGTTCCTATAACAGCAAAAAtcagttaaattaaaatcaagaaacatTACAACACTTTTGTTTGCAATTAGACAGTTAGTTCAATGAATCTGCATCTTCTTGAATGCTTTTAGGCTTATAGCTCAAACTGAACACGTTTCACACAATTCAAAAGTCCCTTGTGCATACGGGACTCATCTATCTTTGAGGCTATTCATTGGGATAAAGTAGAAGGATTTCTGCACCAGATTGAGAAATTACAGCTCGTTTGAGAAGAAAAAGCCAGGCTGACCTTGCGGACCAAAGAGTGTAGCAACCCAATGATAAAGGTTATCGCCTTTCGGCCCAGCAGAGCAGTCAGCAGGTGGGTCCGTGTTAAGTTCTGCCATCTCCTTCTGTATCCTCTTCCCCGAGGACGTTAAAGATGTCCGTGACGGCCATGACCGCCCACGACTTAGGTTTCCACTGTTCATGAACCACTCACCTTCTTTGCCTACGCGTGGCTAACTGTTAAAAATACGTAAATTCATATTGGTACAGTATTACAAAAACACATGTAAAGCACGGCAACAGGAATATAAAATTCACAAATAACAAGAACATAGGATATATGTGTGATGACGTGTGAACCGACACTAGGTCTACAGTCTACTAATGCCGGGCTCACATGTTGAGCTGGATGGTCGTTAATAATGGACTCTATATGTATGTCCAGGCACGGGCATAGAAAAATGACCCAGAAATGGTCAAAGAAATTGGATAAAGTCTATCAAATGGTAAGCCACTGATACAGGTGGAGCAAAGATAGCAAGAATATCCAAATAATAAGTTCGGAAACAGGAAAGGCCTTAGACCTGAAGGCAGCATTACCAACCTTCAACACACCATAAGGCATAGGGTCAAGGTCAGGAAGATAACCTCCAAGATCTCGATGAGTCTTCAAAAGTTTAGACTCTAGTCAGTGATTGGTCactatcttaaaaaaaaaaaattgcctCGAGAAGAGAGCACCGTTAACAAGGGAGTCCAACGCACTAACATCGAAGTCCGTATAAGCCAGTGGATATAAAAGTGGACTCGAATCAATAACTACTTAAAACTATATCAGATTTCGTAGGAATATCAGGAGATAGGCATCACTATTAATCAATGATACAGTAGTCAATAACTAAGTTAgtatatgatagatttgggataAACAATCAAACCCTATCTGTGTAGCCACAGCTGAAATATGAGAAAGAAGATACTTACTGAGAGTCGTGTCGCAAAGATTGGTCGAAGACGGCCGGATGCGTTTTGCCGGTGCAGATAGACGGATTGTGGTATAGAAAATACTTGGTTAATTGATTGTGTGATATGTCTTTTATTAACGTTCTATCTCATACCGGTGGCGGTGTggataaattatttattttttaaatcctATAAAACTTGTTatgaaaataactaaaatataattataatccacatgaaaataataccaaataagtatttcataataaaatataagttttaaaatttacaaataataaataaaaaaaataacattaaaatatcataaaaaaagattgtaaaaaatttcaaaaataaataaatgaaaataccgAAATGGTTATACCGAAAAATACCGGCCGGTAGTaaaaataccggacttaaaataGCGAATTACTCTCCGATACTAGGAGTGTTCATTATTCGAATTAACCAAATAACCCACCCAATCCATTTGACATTTGTATCATTTGgatttggtttggtgtttggGTGTAACCGAATAAAGAAGTTGTTAaacggtttggttttggttttaaaagttataattggGGCCCAACCAAAACCCGATTAAGCATTTAacgtttaataaaaattataataacctAATTTAAATGATATTAATATGACTCTAATTATTTAAATACGTTGTTCTACACATCTAAAAGCATATAGTTAGTTGAATAACCTtacatgaataaataaaatgatgtaAATTGACATTCGAATTgcatgattattcaaatatattaaataaaattttgaatagcattttttatttgggtcaTCCAAGAACCgaccaaataacccaaactttATTTGAGTGGTTTGGATTGGGTGCTCATATATATGGATTGGGTATTGGGTGGTTTTCTCATTCTTAAAAAACCGAATAACCCAAACTGAATAACTCTATTCGCCCAAAACCTGACCGCATGAACATCCCTATCTGATActggtaataccggccggtatttacagtatttaaaacattggttcTATACTTTGGTGAATAACAAACAAATTTTGTCTAACAGATTGTATAAGTACCTGAAAATTATTTCtataatatcaaataataattttaaaaaaaaaaaaacaatcaaaatcatctttatgTTAATGTTACACTACAAAAGTAACCTTTATAAtgttatgtaattttatttattttttttgataaatgtcAATAACAAATAGTATTACGGATCCAGCAACTTGACTAAATTTTTGGAGATGTTTTTTTGAAGTTATACCTTGaattttcacactttttgaGTGTCTAGAAATTAGCTACATTTCAAATATCTATTGTACTTAagggatttatttttttttttaaattagtggCAAATCAAGCTTTGGAATACATGAAGACTTCTTTTGATGACATTGGAAGGATTTATCAGCGCAATACCAAGTATAAAAGTAATGAGCATCGCAAATGCCAACTGAAGGAGTAACAGGATTTCAGTCCCAATACATATGTTCGTGAATTCATGGCCTGGTGACATTATTGAACCACTGCCAGAAGTAGTTTAGGGTGGAGAAAAAGAATTCTATACGCATGTCCTCTACTCAGACCATGTGATCCTTTTAAGTGAAGCAAGAGCAAAACAAATTGTTGAAGGATCTGATAGTTGTAAGGTAGTCTTTTCTATGGGAATAATGTGATAGATTGCATTCCTAATAATGTGATAACTAATAGGTAAGCAAGTAAGCTTGAAACCATTTGTGGGCCTTAATTCAATTAAACATTCACAAATTTCAACCTACAGTTTCACCAATACAAACATACTCCAAGTCTCTCATAAATGACTTGCTTAAAGCTACAAAACTCAACTATGAGCCTCAAAAACTTGCACATTGCAAAACAAGAACTGTATCAGCCCCAAGGTTCAGCAAACAGAACCAAACCCCTTACCAATTTAATCTAGAATTCCTGTctaattgttgttgatattcaCCACgcttttcattaaaaaaacgcAAAGAGCACGAATATCAGCTATACAAGAAGGCCAAAATCTACAGGACCAAAGATACAACTGCGGCCAAAAGCATAGAACAGATGTGAGGAAGTTGACGAGGTGATTTGCTTCCAGGGGGTCCCTCTGGTCCAAATGCAGGGGGAAACATCCCACCAGTGCTTGTGTTGGTACTGTTCACAAACAGATTTACACATTAACAGTCtgacatacacacatatacacaaCTAAATCAAGGATTGGTATGAGTGTGTTTGAAAGGGGAGGGAGATTTTGATTATCAGAAACACTGCATAGATTTGTGTTCTCACCTTCCTGTAAATATGCAAGCTCCATAGCCTGAAATATGATGATACAGAATTAGTCAATCACTTTGTCTGCATAGATGATACAtatatggaaaacaaaaaaactaaggAACAGATGGCACATACTAGGATCAACCATGGTTGTTATGGCGGTACCACTAAAGTCACAGGTTCCACCAACACTACGCATTCTTTGGTAGTAGTCATTATAAGCAAATGAAGCATGGTTTTCAACTGTATCCGGCGTGTAACATGGTTGCCCAGATTGAATAGCACTGCAGTTCGCCTGCCCCGGTCCACAAGCCCAATTCAGCCCGTCTTGCAAACTAGTTGTGTCAGCTCCTTTTTTTGCAACACAAAAACCGCCTGAAGAGTTCACAGCCGTTTGGCCCAAAGTATCCAAAGCAAAGGTATAGACGGAAGTCCCATTGCTAAAATACACACCATAGCTCTTCTCAGAGATGGGCCCAGGTTTCTTGTCTTCATTAAAGAGCTCATAGATGTAAGAATTCATAGGAATTGTCGGCTGACT includes the following:
- the LOC122606683 gene encoding constitutive photomorphogenesis protein 10 — translated: MNSGNLSRGRSWPSRTSLTSSGKRIQKEMAELNTDPPADCSAGPKGDNLYHWVATLFGPQGTPYEGGIYFLDITFPPNYPFKPPKVVFKTRIYHCNVDSSGNVSLDILDENTWSPALTISRVLLALRSIFTNPNPYKPQVSGIARLFLVDRNKYDALAAEWNQRFAK